From the Sphingobium yanoikuyae genome, the window CGGCACTTCCTCGTAAAATTGCGCCATGAAGCTTTCCAGCACCTCTTCGGTCGCCACATCATTGGTGTGGACTGGAAAGAAGCTGCGATGCCCCCAATTCTGGCCGCCGCGGATGAAGAAGGCCTGGATGCACATCGATCCGCCCTTCTCCGCCAGCGCGAAGATATCGGCGTCGCCCAGCCCTTCTGCATTGATCGCCTGCGATCCCTGGATGAAGGTCAGCGCCTTCAGCCGGTCGCGGATCATCGCTGCCTGTTCGAAATCCAGCGCCTCGGCCGCCGCCTCCATCGCCGCGCCCAGCTTCTGCTGCACGGCGGTTGACTTGCCGCCCAGGAAATCCTGGGCGTCCTGCACCAGTTCGGCATAGCCGGCCGTGTCGATGCGATCGACGCAGGGCGCCGAGCAGCGCTTGATCTGATACAACAGGCAGGGCCGCGAGCGATTGGCGAAGAAGCTGTCGGTGCAGGACCGCAGCAGGAACAGCTTTTGCAGTGCGTTGATCGTCCGCGTCACCGATCCGGCGCTGGCGAAGGGGCCATAATAGCGCCCCTTATATTTCCGCGCGCCGCGATGCTTCTGCACGCGGGGAAAGGCATGATCCTCGCGCAACAGGATGAAGGGGAAGCTTTTGTCGTCGCGCAACAGGACATTATAGGGCGGGCGATAGCGCTTGATGAGTTGCGCCTCCAGCAGCAGCGCTTCGGCTTCGCTGTTGGTGGTGACGATCGTCATGCTGCGGGTCTGCGCCACCATGCGCCGCAGCCGGTTGGGCAGCCGGTCGACCTGGGTATAATTGGCGACCCGGTTCTTCAGCGCCCGCGCCTTGCCGACATAAAGGACGTCGCCGCGCGCATCCTGCATCCGATAGACGCCGGGCCGGGTCGGCAGCGTCTTCAGCGTCGTGCGGATCGCCTCCACGCCCGCATCGATGTCGGGCTGGCTGCCGGTGACGGTATAGGTCGCCTTGTCTTCATTGAAACGGTCGGGGGATTGCGGCTGCGACATGGCCGCAGAGATAGCGGCACCGGCGCGGATCGCAATGGCGGTGTGGAACAAAGGGCGGCCAACATCGCCATTCATGATTGCCATTCATGGCTGTGTTACCGAAAGCCGGCCTAATCAACAGCCTGTCGACTTCCTACATGGGACAGGCGCAGGTCATCCCCTGGCTCGCGCCCATCCAAGAATAGCAGCGGAAGGGGCATATGCCCTGCACACCGCGAACCTCAAGCAAAGGGATATCCCCATGGCCACCAAAGCCTATGGCGCCAACGCCGCCGACAAGCCGCTCGAAGCCCTCGACATCGAACGCCGCGCCGTCGGTCCGCATGATGTCGCGATCGATATCGCCTATTGCGGCGTCTGCCATTCGGACCTGCACCAGGTCCGTTCCGAATGGGACGGCACCCTCTATCCCTGCGTTCCCGGCCATGAGATCGTCGGTCATGTGACCGCCGTTGGCGATCATGTCAGCGCCTTCAAGGTCGGCGACACGGTCGGCGTCGGTTGCATGGTCGACAGCTGTCAGGGCTGCGCCTCCTGCGACGAAGGCCTGGAGCAATATTGCGAGAGCGGCTTCGTCGGAACCTATAATGGCAAGACCGACGACGCGCCGGGCCACACGCTGGGCGGCTATTCGCAGAATATCGTGGTGAAGGACAAGTTCGTCCTGAAGATCAGCCACCCCGCCGATCAGCTCGCCGCCGTGGCGCCGCTGCTGTGCGCCGGCATCACCACCTGGTCGCCGCTGCGCCACTGGAAGGTCGGCCCCGGCCAGAAGGTCGGCATCGTCGGCATTGGCGGCCTGGGCCATATGGGGATCAAGCTGGCCCATGCCATGGGCGCCAAGGTCGTCGCCTTCACCACCTCGGAATCCAAGCGCCAGGACGCGCTGGACCTGGGCGCCGACGAAGTCGTCGTCTCGCGCAATGCCGAAGAGATGCAGGCCCATGCCAACAGCTTCGACTTCATCCTGAACACGGTTGCGGCAAGCCATAATCTCGACGCCTTCACCACCCTGCTGAAGCGCGACGGGACGATGACGCTGGTCGGCGTGCCCGAGCATGCCCACCCCTCGCCCAATGTCGGCGCGCTGATCTTCAAGCGCCGTTCGATCGCCGGCTCGCTGATCGGTGGCATCGCCGAGACGCAGGAAATGCTCGATTTCTGCGCAGAGGAGGGCATCGTCGCCGATATCGAGATGATCCGCATCCAGGATATCGAAGACGCCTATGCCCGCATGCAGAAGAGCGACGTCAAATATCGCTTCGTGATCGACAACGCCACGCTGGCGGCCTGATCGCTTCAAGGAAGGGCGGCCGAAAGGTCGCCCTTTTCCTATAGGGCGCCACTTTGCCGCGATCGGCCGTGGCGCTCGTCAGCCGGCGCTCTATCCCAACTGGATGCTGGCCCTCCTTCCCTTCACCCCCGATCATTTCTCCACCCTGTCGGGCTGGTTTGGCAGCGACGCGGATGTCGTTCAGTGGGGCGGACCCTATGTCCATTTCCCGCTGTCCGACGAACAGATGGCGGCGATGCTGGACGAAGGACGCAGCGATCCGCCCGCACGCCTGTGCTGGATGGCGCAGGACGGTGATCGACTGGTCGGCCATGTCCAGATCGCCTTCGACTGGCGCAACGGCAATGCCACGCTGGGCCGGGTCGTGATCGCGCCCGATGCGCGGGGCCGGGGTCTGGCGGTGCCGATGCTGCGCCTTGCGCTCGCCAGCGCCTTTGCCTTTGACGCCGTCGAGCGACTGGAACTCAATGTCTATGCCTGGAACCGGCCCGCCATCCGCAGCTATGAACTGCTGGGCTTCGTGACCGAAGGCGTCCGCCTGTCCTCCGTCCGGGTCGGCGATGCGCGATGGGATACCGCGATCATGCGGATGCTGCGATCCGAATGGATCGTCGGCACGCCAGCCTGAAGCCAAACAAAAAGGGCCGGCGCCTTTCGGTGCCGACCCTTTTGCTAATTCTGCCTGTTTCGATCAGGCGACCGGGCCAAGACCCTTGATCGCATCATCGACCAGCGCCTTGTCCGCCTTGGCATCATGGCCTTCGGCAATCAGGGCGGCGGCAGCGCCGGTAGCGGCCTTCACCGCCTTGGCACGAATGTCGGCGAGTGCGCTGCGCTCAGCCGCACCGATCTTGTCTTCCGCCATCTTCTGGCGACGGGCGACCAGATCGGCAGCCTGCACCTTGGCATCGGACAGAAGCGTTTCGGCTTCATGCTCGGCCGACTTGCGCATGGCGTCGGCTTCACCGGCCGCAGCGGCCAGCTTGGCTTCATATTCGCCCTTGAGCGCTTCGGCTTCGGCACGAAGCTTCGATGCTTCGGCCAGCTGTTCCTTGATCTGGGCAATCCGGCCATCCAGCACGCCGCCGATCAGGCTGGGCACCTTCTTGATCAGCAGGATGACGATGAACACCGCCATCGCCAGGCTGACCCAGGCCGTCGCGTCCATGCCGACCGCCTTGGGATCGGTATGCGGCGCGACGCCTTCATGCGCCACGGTGCCAACCGGCTCCATGCCTTCGGCGTGGATTGCCTGATTGAGGTGCGGGGCCTGCGCCTCGCTATGCTCTACTGCTGCCTCAGCCATGAGCCAGTGCCGCCTTTACTGCGTTGCGGGCCGCTTCGTCCGACGCTTCCACGCCGGAAATCCGGACGACCATGTCGCGCGCCGCATCGGCGGCGACGGTTTCAATCTGTGCCATGGCGGCATCCGTGGCGGTCTTGATCCGGGCTTCGGCAGCGCCGATTTTGTCCTGGATCTCCGCATCGGCGGCGGCCAGCTTCGCTTCCGAAGCCTTGGCGGCATCCGCCTTCGCCTTGGCCAGCGTCGCCTGGGCGGCGGTGCGGCTTTCGGCATCACGGACGCGATAGTCCGCTTCCGCTTCGTCGGCGCGGGCGAAGGCTGCCTTGGCAGCATCGAGATCACCCGAAATCTTCGCGTCGCGCGCGTCGGCCGTCGCCTGCACCTTGGGCACCATGCCGCGGCCGATGACGAAGAAGACGAAGCCGAACGTCAGCAGCAGCCAGAAGATCTGGGAAGCATAGGTATCGGCGATTTGCGCGATTTGAGGCATTTTTATCCGTCCGAAAAGGGGGCGGTCGTCAAGGGGCAGGCAGCCAGGCTGCCCGCCCCGTCGATCTTTAGGCCACGAAGACCAGGATCATGGCGATAACGAACGCCAGCAGACCCAGAAGTTCGGCGGCCGCGAAGCCGATGAACAGGCGACCCTGCTGGCCGTCAGCGGCACCCGGATTGCGCAGCGCGCCTTCGAGGAACGAGCTGAAGACGTTGCCCACACCGAGGGCGGCAATGCCCGCACCGATCGCGGCCAGGCCAGCACCGAGCAGCTTTGCGGCTTCTGCGTCCATGTTCTAAACTCCTTTTTCTAAACCAATTAAGCGTTGAAGAATGTACGAAAACTCAGTGCAGGTTTTCGGCGTCGTTGATGTAGACCGAGGTCAGCAGCGCAAACACATAGGCCTGGATCACGGCGACCAGCACTTCGAGTGCGCTGATACCGACCATCAGCACAAAGCTGGCGGCACCGACGGTCAGACCGAAACCGGGGCCAGCATTCGAGCTGTTGATGACGAAGCCGGCCAGCACCTTGAGCAGCACGTGTCCGGCGGTCATCGCCACGAACAGTCGCAGGCCCAGGCTGAACGGACGCACCATGAACGAGATCAGCTCGATCGGGAAAATGACCGGGATCATCGGCAGGGGCGTGCCGTGCGGCACGAACAGGGAGAAGAAGTGCAGCCCATGCTTCCAGAAGCCCACGATCAGCACGATCGAGAAGCTCATGATCGCCAGCACGCCGGTGGCGGTGAAGTGGCTGGTGAAGGTGAAGGGGTGGACCCCGACCAGACCCAGCGGCAGCAGACCCAGAAGGTTGGCCATCAGGATGAACATGAAGAGCGAGAAGACATAGGGAATGTACTTCTTGCCGCCTTCACCCACGTTCGAGATCAGCAGGTTCTTGATGAAGCCGGTGAAATATTCGACCGCCATCTGCCAACGACCAGGCACCACTTCGCGCTTCATGCCGCCGATCACGAAGATCCACAGCACCACCGCAGCGGCGACCATATAGAGCGCGCTGTTGGTGAAGGCGATGTTGAAGCCGCCGATGGACAGGTGATCGGTACCGAACAGCGGTTCGATCGCAAACTGATGCATCGGATCGATTTTGCCGGATTCTGCCACTTGGACCCCTGTACCGTCTAATATTCGGACTAAGACAAAAGCGCCCCTATTGATCGGAACGCTTCGTCGTCGTCAATCTGATGATGTTCCTGAACGCCGCCACGATCCCGAGACCGAGGAAGACAAGCAGGAGCCATGGAGATGTGCCGAGCAGCCGGTCGAGAACCCAGCCGATCAACGCACCACCGACAAGACCACCGATCAGCTCTGCGAGAACCCTGTTGCCCAGACGCGAACCATCGTCCGCCTGCTGCACTTTCGTCCCCTGTCTGACCTGCTCGGCATGTTCCGCCTGCGCAATTCTCGCTTCCAGTGAAGCGATCCGCGCATCTTCCCCCGCCGGGTCCTGCCCGGATTCACCCGCAACCATTGCCAATCCTTCCATCAGGCTGAAACCCAATGGCAGGCGGCATGGCGCTTGCGGCTGCACCCGTCAAGGCGCGGCCCGTTTAGAAAGGGGATGACGGATAGTCAACTATACTTGGGCAGGAGATTATCCTGCCCAGACGAACTGGCGGTCAAAGTCCGCCAGCCACGCGCATTTTACTGACCTGCGGTGGCGCAATAGGCCGGCAAAGAGATCGCCCCGGCGCCCTTGGTCTGCCAGGCACCACCGCCGACGCGATAGACCTGCCCCGGCTTCACCCGGCTGCTGAGCGTCTGGCAACCGGTTGCGGCCGCCACATCCTGCACCGTCACGCCGCGCTTGCCGGCCAGATCGGTATAGACGGCGCGGCGCTTGATGTTGATCGATTCGACCTCGGCCCGCACATCCGCGCCCACCGTGCCGGCGATGCCCAGATAGCCATCGGCCTGCTCGCCCACCGTGCCGGCGGCGATCGCGGCGGCCGCACCACCCTGGGCCTGCGCGGCACCGGCCAGAACCAGGCCGCCCAGCACAGCGGCGGCCAGCATGAACTTGCGTGTCATTGCGGGAACAACTCCGGGTTATTGTTGATCAGATCCTTGGCGTCCTTCTCCAGACGGACGACGACCTCCTGCTGGACCTTCACGTTCAGATTGATCTCGATCGGCTTGTCCGGGGCCTTGACCTGGATGCATCCCCCCAGGGCCGAAGCGGCCAGACCGGCCATCATGATTGCTGCTATCTTCATTTCGGCTCCGTATTTGACACAGTCTCGCTTGCCGCAGGCTGAACCGCAAGACCAGATTGCAGATCGGCCGCGCTTTGTGCGCGCATCTTCTGCTGGGCATCCTCGCCAATCTGGTCGCGGATCACCTGCGACGGGTCGACATAGGATTGGGCGGATTTCATCAGCCCCCGGAAGGGCGCGGAAATCCGCACGTTGAAAATGAAGGGCAGGCCAACGAAGCTTTTTGCTATCCCCTGCGGCGCCCCGCCCAATTGGCCCCGGTTGACGCCGTTGAACACCACATTGGTCACCATCTCGCCATCCAGCGCGCCATCCATCAGGATGGTGAGGCATTTATATTGCAGATCCTTCAGCGCATCGAAGGCGACCTTGCCCATAACTCCGACTTGTTCGTTCGACACCGGCCCCACATAGGACAGCACGCCGGACTGGCGCGTGGGATCGCAGGGGATGCTCGGCAGCACGCCCTCGGGCATGATCAGCGGCGCCATGCCCTGCTGCCGTGCGACCAGCACGCCGCCGGCAACCCGCCCGCCCTGCGCATTGAAGATCAGCGGCATGATGCCGTCGAACGTGCCGGTCGCCGACACATTTTTGAGGTCCATCGCCTGGATGAAGGCGCCGGCGTCGAGGCCGATGACCCGGAAGGTCAGATAGCGGTCGACATCGGCACCAAAGTCCATGGTCGTGGGCAGAAGCACCAGTTCACCGCCCGAAAAGGGAAAGCCGCCACCCTCGATATGCACCTTCTGGCCGGCACCCAGGCGATAGCGCACCGTACCATTGCGTGCCTCGACGCCCGGATTGACCAGCGCGATTCGCGCCTCCTGCCCGGTCGGCGTCACCATGTTGAGCAGGTCGGAGAAGCGGATCTCGCCAGACAGCCCCTCGACCGGGCCGAATGCCGCCGCCAGATCCAGCCGATCGGTCCGGAAGACGCCATCGCTGCTGACATCGGAACCGGTCCATCGGATATGCCCCTCGCCGGTCACGCGGCCAGCGACATTGGCGATCACGCCGAGCGTCAACGGCGTCAGTTCCTCCGGCTGCAATCCCGGCCCGAAGCCCAGGTCCGGCACGGTCAGGTCGGCATGCCCCTTCCCGTTGCCCAGGTCATGCGCAATATCGGCGCGCGCCACCGTGGCACCCTTGCCCGGCACCTGCAGCGTGCCGGTCGCGGTGATTCGGCCATCCTTCATCGCCAGGGCAAAGTCAGGCACGGACAGCGGGTTGAAGCGCACCGAAGGCTGCGCATCGCGCACCTGCATCGCCGCCTTGAGCGACAGCGCCCCCTTGGCAAAGGCCCAGCCGCCAGCCCCTTGCTCGACGATCAGCGGCACGGTGCCGATCCGTCCGCCCGCGCCCTTGATGTCGCCGGCAAAGCCTTCCTTCGTCGCCGCACCGGTGACGCTCGCGGCCGACAGGCGAACCGGCGCATCCTCCGGGCCAATGGCGAAATCGGCATTGCCCAGGGTGAAGCCGGTCTGGCCCAATATCAAGCGGGCATTGTCCGCCTTGAGCCGCATCGGGTTATCGCCACTTCGCCCGTTCAGCGCGACATTGCGAAGCTCCGCACCGCCCTTCATGCCGCCCGGCCCCATGGCGAAGAGGGCCGAATTGGGCAGTGGGCAGAGCGCCTGCCGGGTCTGCCCCAGCGCGAAGCTGCCATAGCGCGCTTCCAGCAAGGTCAGTGGCGCGCAATGTTCGTTGATCGCGATCGCACCATTGGGCGCCAGCCGGCCATCGATCGGCAGGCCAAGACCGCGAACAGCCCCATCGGGCAGCGGCCCATCCAGCCGCAACGCCGTCGTGAAGCGCGTATCGCCCTTCGGCCCGGCAACGAATCGGACAGGCTCGAACGCCAGCCGGGCACCGTCGGCCGTATAGGGATCGATGAACAACTGCCCGCCAAAACCGCCGCCGGCGCGGCGGGCCAGCCGGAGCGCAGCCTTGGGCAAGCCGCCGCCCTGCGACGTGATCGCGCCGTCCAGCGCCCAGTCGATCGCCGCGCCGCCCTTGCCCGGCCAGGCCAGCGTCACCCGGCCGTCCCGCGCCACGGCCACCTGCGCGCCACTGCGCGCGGCGAATTCGGTATCGGTCAGCACCAGACTGCCGGCGTCGCCCTTCTGCGCCAGCGCCACCCGCGCCCGCAGCAGATTATCCGCCCCGGCCCGCCGGGCCGCATCCGCCAACCGCAGGGCCAGCGGCGCCACCGGCGTGCCCGCCGTCGACGTGCGCAAAGCCGCCAGCGGATCGCGCCCGGCCATCCGCCCGTTCCGCGTGGTCAGATCGCCACTGAAGGTCGCATCACCGCCGTGCAGCGTCCAGTCACCGGCCAGTTCGGTTGGCCCCGCCAGCACCCCGGCACCGGAAAAGGCGCGCGCGCCGATCCGCGCCCGCCCCGCCATGGCCTTGGCCGAACCGTCGAACTCGATCCGACCGACGGGGGCTGCCAGCAACATGCCCTGCGCCTTGAGCGCATCACCCGCCAGCTTGGCCGATCCGTTCCAGCGGTCCAGCCCCTGCCCCAGCCACAAATCGATCTCGGCCGTCGGCGCAGCCATCGCCATGTCCGCGCAGGCCAGCGCATCGGCCTTGATCGGCCCGCGCAGATGCGGCCGGCCGTCCACCATCGCCACGTCCAGCCAGGCGCTGGCCTTGGCCACGCCACAGCCGGCCATCCGTGCCTTGGGCATGGCGGCGGCCAGCTTGCCGCGGAAACCCGATTTCAGATTGCCATTGCCATCGATCTGCATGCCGACCGCCCCCGCATCAGTATCCAGCCGCAACTGCGCGTCGCGCAGATGGAGCAGCAGGTCGGGCATGGCGAAGGGGGCGGTCGAATCGGGATCGCGAAACTTGTCCAGTTCGCCCAGCGTCAGCACGCCGTCGCGATAGGCGCCGCGCATCCGCACGCCACCGGCGCGCACCGCCGCCACCTGCGGCGTCACGCCGGAAAAGGCGATGTCGACTTCCACCCAGCGGGCGGTCAGGTCTGGCCGCGCCGGATCGCCCAGCACGACATTCTCGATCCGCTGGGTGCGCAGGCCCACCTGCGTCAGGTCATAATTGGCCTGGACCCCGCGCCGGTTCAGTTCGCGATTGACGAAATTCTCGGCGATCGGCGCGCGCTGCGTCCACAGCGCGACCAGCACCAGGCCGAGCGAACCCGTCCCGACACCCAGCCAGCGCAGCCAGCCCCGGCGAATTTCGGCTTCGCCGTTCTCGTCTTCCATCTGCCTGGCCAACCCCGACTTTCGCTCGCACTTCAGGTCCGTAACGCATCCATAACGTCCGACCCATTGGAAATATCCACCCCTGAAATAGCCTTGCCCGCGAAATCCGCAAAGCCTAGCCTTCATTTGCCGGGGAATGGGGGATCGCCAGCATGACCGAAAAGGACGAACGCGCGAGCCAGGATGGCGCTGGTCATCGCGCCCGCCTGCGCCAGCGACTGGCCGAAGGCGGCGACGGGCTGCTCGACCATGAACTGATCGAATATCTGCTCGCCCTCGCCATCCCCCGCCGCGACACCAAGCCGCTGGCCCGGCTGCTGCTACGCGAATTTGGCGGGATCGGCGGATTGATGGCGGCCGACTGGCAGGCAATCGCACGGGTGCCCGGCATGGGCGATACCAGCGTCGCCGCGATCAAGATCGTTCAGGCAACCGCGCTGCGGATGCTGCGCAACGATGTGGCGGAACGACCGGTGTTGGGCAGTTGGCAAGCGCTGCTCGACTATCTGCGCGCCGACATGGCCTATCTCCATGTCGAACGCGTGCGGGTGCTGCATCTCAACAGCCGCAACATGCTGATCCGGGACGAGAATATGGGCGACGGATCGATCGACCAGGCGGCCATATATACACGCGAGGTGATCAAGCGGGCGATGGAACTGGGATCGGCAGCCCTGATCCTGGTGCATAACCACCCGTCGGGCGATCCGTCACCCAGCAAGCAGGATATCGAGATTACCCGCCAGATCGTCGAGGCCGGCAAACGGCTGGGCATCGGCGTCCACGACCATATCATCATCGGCGCG encodes:
- a CDS encoding YdbL family probable chaperone protein, whose amino-acid sequence is MTRKFMLAAAVLGGLVLAGAAQAQGGAAAAIAAGTVGEQADGYLGIAGTVGADVRAEVESINIKRRAVYTDLAGKRGVTVQDVAAATGCQTLSSRVKPGQVYRVGGGAWQTKGAGAISLPAYCATAGQ
- a CDS encoding GNAT family N-acetyltransferase; this encodes MLALLPFTPDHFSTLSGWFGSDADVVQWGGPYVHFPLSDEQMAAMLDEGRSDPPARLCWMAQDGDRLVGHVQIAFDWRNGNATLGRVVIAPDARGRGLAVPMLRLALASAFAFDAVERLELNVYAWNRPAIRSYELLGFVTEGVRLSSVRVGDARWDTAIMRMLRSEWIVGTPA
- the radC gene encoding RadC family protein is translated as MTEKDERASQDGAGHRARLRQRLAEGGDGLLDHELIEYLLALAIPRRDTKPLARLLLREFGGIGGLMAADWQAIARVPGMGDTSVAAIKIVQATALRMLRNDVAERPVLGSWQALLDYLRADMAYLHVERVRVLHLNSRNMLIRDENMGDGSIDQAAIYTREVIKRAMELGSAALILVHNHPSGDPSPSKQDIEITRQIVEAGKRLGIGVHDHIIIGAQGHSSLRAQGLL
- a CDS encoding F0F1 ATP synthase subunit A; this translates as MAESGKIDPMHQFAIEPLFGTDHLSIGGFNIAFTNSALYMVAAAVVLWIFVIGGMKREVVPGRWQMAVEYFTGFIKNLLISNVGEGGKKYIPYVFSLFMFILMANLLGLLPLGLVGVHPFTFTSHFTATGVLAIMSFSIVLIVGFWKHGLHFFSLFVPHGTPLPMIPVIFPIELISFMVRPFSLGLRLFVAMTAGHVLLKVLAGFVINSSNAGPGFGLTVGAASFVLMVGISALEVLVAVIQAYVFALLTSVYINDAENLH
- a CDS encoding F0F1 ATP synthase subunit C, with protein sequence MDAEAAKLLGAGLAAIGAGIAALGVGNVFSSFLEGALRNPGAADGQQGRLFIGFAAAELLGLLAFVIAMILVFVA
- a CDS encoding AtpZ/AtpI family protein yields the protein MVAGESGQDPAGEDARIASLEARIAQAEHAEQVRQGTKVQQADDGSRLGNRVLAELIGGLVGGALIGWVLDRLLGTSPWLLLVFLGLGIVAAFRNIIRLTTTKRSDQ
- a CDS encoding YnbE family lipoprotein, translated to MKIAAIMMAGLAASALGGCIQVKAPDKPIEINLNVKVQQEVVVRLEKDAKDLINNNPELFPQ
- a CDS encoding F0F1 ATP synthase subunit B family protein, which gives rise to MPQIAQIADTYASQIFWLLLTFGFVFFVIGRGMVPKVQATADARDAKISGDLDAAKAAFARADEAEADYRVRDAESRTAAQATLAKAKADAAKASEAKLAAADAEIQDKIGAAEARIKTATDAAMAQIETVAADAARDMVVRISGVEASDEAARNAVKAALAHG
- a CDS encoding NAD(P)-dependent alcohol dehydrogenase; the encoded protein is MATKAYGANAADKPLEALDIERRAVGPHDVAIDIAYCGVCHSDLHQVRSEWDGTLYPCVPGHEIVGHVTAVGDHVSAFKVGDTVGVGCMVDSCQGCASCDEGLEQYCESGFVGTYNGKTDDAPGHTLGGYSQNIVVKDKFVLKISHPADQLAAVAPLLCAGITTWSPLRHWKVGPGQKVGIVGIGGLGHMGIKLAHAMGAKVVAFTTSESKRQDALDLGADEVVVSRNAEEMQAHANSFDFILNTVAASHNLDAFTTLLKRDGTMTLVGVPEHAHPSPNVGALIFKRRSIAGSLIGGIAETQEMLDFCAEEGIVADIEMIRIQDIEDAYARMQKSDVKYRFVIDNATLAA
- a CDS encoding F0F1 ATP synthase subunit B family protein produces the protein MAEAAVEHSEAQAPHLNQAIHAEGMEPVGTVAHEGVAPHTDPKAVGMDATAWVSLAMAVFIVILLIKKVPSLIGGVLDGRIAQIKEQLAEASKLRAEAEALKGEYEAKLAAAAGEADAMRKSAEHEAETLLSDAKVQAADLVARRQKMAEDKIGAAERSALADIRAKAVKAATGAAAALIAEGHDAKADKALVDDAIKGLGPVA
- a CDS encoding intermembrane phospholipid transport protein YdbH family protein — translated: MEDENGEAEIRRGWLRWLGVGTGSLGLVLVALWTQRAPIAENFVNRELNRRGVQANYDLTQVGLRTQRIENVVLGDPARPDLTARWVEVDIAFSGVTPQVAAVRAGGVRMRGAYRDGVLTLGELDKFRDPDSTAPFAMPDLLLHLRDAQLRLDTDAGAVGMQIDGNGNLKSGFRGKLAAAMPKARMAGCGVAKASAWLDVAMVDGRPHLRGPIKADALACADMAMAAPTAEIDLWLGQGLDRWNGSAKLAGDALKAQGMLLAAPVGRIEFDGSAKAMAGRARIGARAFSGAGVLAGPTELAGDWTLHGGDATFSGDLTTRNGRMAGRDPLAALRTSTAGTPVAPLALRLADAARRAGADNLLRARVALAQKGDAGSLVLTDTEFAARSGAQVAVARDGRVTLAWPGKGGAAIDWALDGAITSQGGGLPKAALRLARRAGGGFGGQLFIDPYTADGARLAFEPVRFVAGPKGDTRFTTALRLDGPLPDGAVRGLGLPIDGRLAPNGAIAINEHCAPLTLLEARYGSFALGQTRQALCPLPNSALFAMGPGGMKGGAELRNVALNGRSGDNPMRLKADNARLILGQTGFTLGNADFAIGPEDAPVRLSAASVTGAATKEGFAGDIKGAGGRIGTVPLIVEQGAGGWAFAKGALSLKAAMQVRDAQPSVRFNPLSVPDFALAMKDGRITATGTLQVPGKGATVARADIAHDLGNGKGHADLTVPDLGFGPGLQPEELTPLTLGVIANVAGRVTGEGHIRWTGSDVSSDGVFRTDRLDLAAAFGPVEGLSGEIRFSDLLNMVTPTGQEARIALVNPGVEARNGTVRYRLGAGQKVHIEGGGFPFSGGELVLLPTTMDFGADVDRYLTFRVIGLDAGAFIQAMDLKNVSATGTFDGIMPLIFNAQGGRVAGGVLVARQQGMAPLIMPEGVLPSIPCDPTRQSGVLSYVGPVSNEQVGVMGKVAFDALKDLQYKCLTILMDGALDGEMVTNVVFNGVNRGQLGGAPQGIAKSFVGLPFIFNVRISAPFRGLMKSAQSYVDPSQVIRDQIGEDAQQKMRAQSAADLQSGLAVQPAASETVSNTEPK
- the uvrC gene encoding excinuclease ABC subunit UvrC, yielding MSQPQSPDRFNEDKATYTVTGSQPDIDAGVEAIRTTLKTLPTRPGVYRMQDARGDVLYVGKARALKNRVANYTQVDRLPNRLRRMVAQTRSMTIVTTNSEAEALLLEAQLIKRYRPPYNVLLRDDKSFPFILLREDHAFPRVQKHRGARKYKGRYYGPFASAGSVTRTINALQKLFLLRSCTDSFFANRSRPCLLYQIKRCSAPCVDRIDTAGYAELVQDAQDFLGGKSTAVQQKLGAAMEAAAEALDFEQAAMIRDRLKALTFIQGSQAINAEGLGDADIFALAEKGGSMCIQAFFIRGGQNWGHRSFFPVHTNDVATEEVLESFMAQFYEEVPPPKLILTDREPAECELMALALSERLGSKVRIEVPQRGERTRLIKQAQRNAVEALDRRLAETTTQAKILDEMVEAFGLDGVPDRIEIYDNSHIQGAHALGAMVVAGPEGFRKNAYRKFNMKNPEISNDDFAMMREMFERRFGRAAREDPDRDGGEWPDLVLIDGGKGQLSAARAMLEDMGIEDVCMIGIAKGPHHGRDGREVFHLMDGREVSFPINHPLLFYMQRLRDEAHRFAIGAHRAKRSKAITVSSLDEVPGIGPARKKALLMHFGTARAVRDAALEDLQRAPGVSKAVAQQVYDYFHG